Below is a window of Desulfurococcus amylolyticus Z-533 DNA.
CCTCCTAGATAATGCTTCTTGAAGCGTGATGACTCTTTCTCTAATGCTTTTCACTCCCTTAGAAACCAGTTTAACTGGGGGAGCTTTCAACACCTTCGACACGGTGTCCAGGTCTGTTGCATACATTAGTGTTCCATGTTGTAGCAGGTATCCTTTTCTCCTTGCCTGGGCGCTGCCCGATATCTTTCTTCCATTAACCACGATATCGTTGATGGGCATGAATGATGCTTCAACCCCGAATAGCTTTAATGCCTCGATTAATCCCTTGCATATTACTTCATAGCTTTCACGTACATCGCTGAAGACTCCTCTAGCGGGTGTTACAATACTATATGTTACTTCACCGTTTCTATCATGGTATACCGAGCCCCCACCACTGATCCTCCTCGTTACATCTATCCCGTGTAATGACGCATAATCCATATCCACCGATTCCTCTATTTTCTGGAAATACCCTATGGTTACAGCCGAGGGGTCGAAGACGTAGAGCCTCAGCGTATCAGGTATCTCTTCCCGCATCCTAAGATTAAGCAATGCCTCATCCATTCCCATATTGAAAAATGCCGATCCGCCATCTAGATCGATTATTACTCTAAGCCTCATGGCAGCTATCCCGGGCATTACTTTGTAACATGGTTATCTGTATTTATAGTGTTATTTTAATTTTAAATTTAAGGTGTGAAATAGCAATGTTGGTCAGGGCATCAATAGGTACGCTTGCAAAGCTCGGGTTAGCAGATATAAAGATTATTGATGAACCTAGAACAGCATACTTTCTTCAATACTCTGAAAACGGATGCCTCGGTAAATGCAGGTTCTGTAATCAGTCGAGAAGCTCGAGAGCTGGTAAAGACTGGCTTGGCAAGGTGACTTGGCCACCCGTGGAGTTAGCCACTGTATTGGATTCATGGCGGGACGTCTTCGACCGCGTGTGCTTCCAGACAATTATTAAGCAGGGATTTATCGAGGAAGCCCGTGTCTTTATACGTGAAATAACCCGAGTAAGCGATCTCCCTGTATCACTGGCTATAACACCTGTCTCCAAGAGTATTCTAAGGGAATTCAAGGAGCTAGGTGTAGATAAGCTTGGAGTAGGCCTTGACACCGTTACAGAGGAATTGTTTACTAAATGGGGGAAACCCTACGCGTGGAGGATCTACTGGAGGTTCATTGAGGAAGCCGTCGACGTATTTGGAGAGGGGAATGTTTATGTACACATCATCGTAGGTCTGGGCGAGAGCCTCAGAGAAGCCCTTGAAACCATTATAAAAATATACTCGAAGGGGGCTCGGGTCGCGTTATTCAACTACTTTGACTCAAGTAACATGAAGAGTATTGATAAAAGATACTATAGGATAATCCAGTTAGCAGTAGAGCTCATTGAAAACGGGGAAGACCCATTAGAGTACATTGATCTAGACTCCATGAGGTTTAAACAACAGCCAGGAATAGACGTCTATGAGGCATTATATACAAGGGGATGTCCCGGTTGTAATAGGCCGTTTTACACAGACCTACCCAGAGTAATATATAACTTCCCCTCACGTAAAATCCTTGAAAAACACAGAAATGAAATAATGAGAGAGTTGGAGAGCATAGGTGTTAAGGCTTGAAGTATTTCATGCATTTAAGAAAATTTACAACCGTATCTATAACGGGCCCAGCCTGCATGTTAAACTGTAGGTTTTGTAGGGGCCGCTACCTTAAAAACATGGTTGACCTAAGTAAAGGCGATCCAGGGAAAACACTTAGAGAATTATTTGAGTCAGGAGTTAGAGGTATATTGGTAAGCGGGGGATTCACCAGAGAAGGACGTTTACCAATCGAGGGATACGTTGACTATTTGAGGGATGGTAAAAGGAAATATGGCTTCATCTATAATGCTCACCTAGGGCTACAGAAGAACATTGAGCTCCTTAATTCACTCAAGAGACTAATAGATGTAATAGACTTCGAGTTCACGCTTAGCAATTACATAATAAAATACATTAGAGGGCTGAATCTCAGTGGCGACAGTTACATTGAAACCCTAAATAAAATGATTGAGGCTGGGTTACA
It encodes the following:
- a CDS encoding lipoate--protein ligase family protein is translated as MPGIAAMRLRVIIDLDGGSAFFNMGMDEALLNLRMREEIPDTLRLYVFDPSAVTIGYFQKIEESVDMDYASLHGIDVTRRISGGGSVYHDRNGEVTYSIVTPARGVFSDVRESYEVICKGLIEALKLFGVEASFMPINDIVVNGRKISGSAQARRKGYLLQHGTLMYATDLDTVSKVLKAPPVKLVSKGVKSIRERVITLQEALSRRVSKEEVAEALLKGFSKALNAEIYIDEYSENELRLTEELSLKYKSREWVFKR
- a CDS encoding radical SAM protein; translation: MLVRASIGTLAKLGLADIKIIDEPRTAYFLQYSENGCLGKCRFCNQSRSSRAGKDWLGKVTWPPVELATVLDSWRDVFDRVCFQTIIKQGFIEEARVFIREITRVSDLPVSLAITPVSKSILREFKELGVDKLGVGLDTVTEELFTKWGKPYAWRIYWRFIEEAVDVFGEGNVYVHIIVGLGESLREALETIIKIYSKGARVALFNYFDSSNMKSIDKRYYRIIQLAVELIENGEDPLEYIDLDSMRFKQQPGIDVYEALYTRGCPGCNRPFYTDLPRVIYNFPSRKILEKHRNEIMRELESIGVKA
- a CDS encoding radical SAM protein; this encodes MKYFMHLRKFTTVSITGPACMLNCRFCRGRYLKNMVDLSKGDPGKTLRELFESGVRGILVSGGFTREGRLPIEGYVDYLRDGKRKYGFIYNAHLGLQKNIELLNSLKRLIDVIDFEFTLSNYIIKYIRGLNLSGDSYIETLNKMIEAGLHVVPHIYLWHPGFTIDIFTREIKVIEEYGLREITLLVYIPESRNIALPSTDTLINNLRYARKVFGGKIYLGCMRPHPVKNNLDKVAVEEELVERIANPVHKLISDKSELYDACCSLPEHLLSGFKLELDQRGQSSY